Within the Agromyces ramosus genome, the region CCCTACCGCGTGTTCGAGGGCGAAACCCTCGGCTGGACGAAGGGCGTCGCGACGGCCAAGATCGATGGCGGATCCGCCGAGTTCGGCGCCTCGGCCCCGAACCTCGTGGTGAAGGACATCGACGCCGGGGACTGGACGGGCCTGTCGTCGGTGGCGTTCGGCGAGAACGGCGCAGCAACGGTCACGGCCAAGGTCAAGCCCATTCAGGCCGGCGGCGCGATCCAGGTGCGCCTGGACTCCGCCGACGGGCCCGTGGTGGGCACGATCGACGTCGACGGTGCAACCGGTGCGTGGGCGGAGGTGACCGCCGACCTCGAGGGGGCGACGGGCACGCACGACGTCTACTTCACGTACAGCGGTGCCACTGGCGACTTGTTCGAGCTCGACACCTTGGCGTTCACCGAGGGCGAGGCGGCTCCGTCGCTCGACGTCGCGGTGACGGCCGGCACCCGTTGCGTCGCCGGCAAGGCGGTCGTGACGGTGCAGGCGACGAACCACGAGGACGTGCCGGTCTCGCTCGTCATCGAGTCGTCGTTCGGCACCAAGTCGTTCGCATCGCTCGCTCCGGGCAAGAGCGTGGCCCACGCGTTCACGACGCGTCTGACGAGCGTGCCGGCGGGCGTGGCATCCATCGATGCCGCGGCGACCATCGAGGACGAGCTGGTGACGGCGTCGCACGACGCGCCGTACAACGCACGGTCCTGCGGCTGAACGCGGGTGGTGGGGTCGCCACCGGCGGTCCCACCACCCTCGATCTCGACCGGCCGGCGTGCACGACCGACAATGGACATGAAGGAGTAGGGAGAAGCGAATGACCCGCACCATCGCTGCAGTCGTCCTGCTCGGGCTGTTCGTCGGGGGGCTCCCTGCCCAGGCTGCGGCCGAACCGGTCGATGACGGGGCGGACATCGAGATCGGCGTTCTCATCGAACCCCGCGCCGACTGCGCCGACGTGCGGCCGCCCTGCCGCTGCGACGCCCTGGGCACCCCGACGCTGCCGCCGGGCCTCGCCAAGAAGCTCATCCTGCCACGGGGGCAAGCCAAGAAGGCGACGCTGCCGCCAGGACAAGCCAAGAAGGCGACGCCGCGCGACTGGTGCGCGCCCCGCCCCGCCGGCGCGTCGATTCAGGGGTCGAACGAATAGGCTGGTGCCGTCGGCGCGCCGGTGCGCGCTCGAATACGGCGCGTCCGCGCCCGGGGACGAATCAGCGGCGAGGGTTCCGCAAGGCAGGAGTTCGGTGGTGAGCGACATCGAGACCGGGGAGCGCCCCGAGAAGCTCGGCATCCGCGAAGTCGCCGCGCTTGCCGGGGTGTCGCACATGACCGTCTCGCGCGTGCTGAACGGGCACCCGAACATTCGGCCGGCCACCCGCCAGCGCGTCCTCGACGTCATTCAAGAGCTCGACTTCAAGCCGAACAGCGCGGCACGGGCGCTCGCGACGCAGCGCACCCAGCGCATCGGCGTCATCGTCGACAGCTCGGTCGAGTTCGGCCCGACCAGCACGCTCCGCGGCTTCGAGCTCGCCGCGCGATCGAGCGGCTACTCGGTGGCGTCCGTGGCGATGCAGGATGACGTGAGCCTCACGCCCGAGGGGGCGGCGGGCCATCTCATCGCCGAGGGTGTGGATGCCCTCTGCATCGTGGCCCCGCGCTCCTCGTTGGTGTCGGCGCTGCGCCGCATCTCGATCGACGTGCCCGTGCTCGTAGTCAAGGCCGCGAAGGACCCGAACTTCCTCACCGTCAGCGTCGACCAGCAGCTCGGCACGACGCTCGCAGTCGACCATCTGGTGTCGCTCGGCCACCGCGACATCCTGCACCTGGCGGGGCCGCTCGACTGGCTCGACGCCCGTGGCCGGGAGCGCGCGTTCCACACGCGCATCGAGCAGTGGGGACTGAAGGCGCGGCCGATCGTCGTCGGCGACTGGACCGCCGACTTCGGCTACGACTACGCGATGGGCCTCAAGGGCTTGCCCGAGTACACGGCGATGTTCGTGGCGAACGACGATATGGCTTTGGGCATCGTGCACGGCTTCCACGATCGCGGCATCCGGGTGCCCGATGACGTCAGCATCGTCGGGTTCGACGACCTGCCGCTGTCGCGGCACTTCATCCCGCCCCTCACGACGGTCAGGCAGGACTTCTACGCGCTCGGCATCAAGGCGATGGAGGTGCTGCGCGCGGCACTCGAGGGGCGCGAGATCCCGCAGCGCTCGAAGATCCCGAGCGAACTCGTCATCCGCTCGTCGACCGCGCCGCCGAGGGCATCATGACCGCGAAGGACGCCTCGACGCGGCCGGTCGTCGAAATGACGGGCATCACCGTCGAGATCGACGGCACCACCGTGCTGCACGACATCGACCTGCGACTGTTCGCGGGGGAGGTCCACGCCCTCATGGGCGGCAACGGTGCGGGCAAGTCCTCTCTCGTGAAGGCGCTCACGGGCGCGTACCGCATCGACCGCGGCGTGGTCAGGATCGACGGGGAACCGGTCGTGCTCTCCGGCCCGGCAGCGGCCGAGGCGGCGGGCATTGCGGCCGCGTTCCAGGATGTCGACCTGTGCGGCAACCTGTCGATCGCCGAGAACGTGATGATTGGTCACGAGGAGCGCCGCTGGTACGGCATCTCGTGGGCTCCGACCAGGCGAAGGGCCGTCGCCGCGCTCGACGAGCTCGGGCTCGGCCACCTCGATCCGCGACAGGCGGTGTCGACGCTCCCGCCCGCGATCCAGCAGCTGGTCGCCATCGCGCGGGCGATGGTCACCCACCCAAAGGTGCTCGTCCTCGACGAACCGACGTCGAGCCTCGACGCCGACGAGGTGGCCACCCTCTTCCGTGCGCTGCGGAGGCTGCGCGACCATGGCATTGCGATCCTCTTCGTCTCGCACTTCCTCGAACAGGTCTACGCGATCAGTGATCGCATCACTGTGCTGCGCGACGGCGTAGGGCAGGGCGAGTACTCGACTCGGGAACTCGATCGTGCCGTGCTCATCGCGAAGATGATCGGCAAGGATCTGACCGAACTGCGCCGTATCGGGTCCGAGCGGCGTGCCCACCGCGCTGACCCGACGGGGGAGCCCGTCTACCGGGCGATCGGCGTCGGTCGACGCGGCGAGTTCGAGGCGACCGACCTCGAGTTGCACCGCGGCGAAGTGGTCGGCTTCGGCGGCCTGCGCGGCTCGGGGCGGAGCGAGCTCGGCCAATTGCTCGCGGGCGTCGCGCGCCGCGACTCGGGCACGATCCGCATCGACGGCCGCGACGTCGCACTGCGCAACCCTGCGGCGGCGCTGCGACGCCGCATCGCCTTCGCGAGCGAGGATCGCCGCGACGGCGGCATCATCGATGAGCTGAGCGTGCGCGACAACATCATCCTGGCACTGCAGGGCATCCGCGGGTGGGCGAGGCCGATCTCCCGCGCCGAGGGCGATGCGCTCGTCGAACGCTTCACGGAGTCGCTCCTCATCGTCGCGCCCGGTCCCGATGCCCCGGCGCGCCAGCTCTCCGGGGGGAATCAGCAGAAGGTCCTGCTCGCGAGGTGGCTCGCCACGAGGCCGCATGTGATCGTGCTCGACGAGCCGACGCGCGGCGTCGACATCGCGGCGAAGGTCGAGATCCAGGCGCGGGTGGCCGAGATGGCCCGCGATGGGGTGGCCGTCGTCTTCATCTCCTCCGAGTTCGACGAGGTCGTGCGTTTGAGCGACCGCATCGCGATCTTCAAGGACCGCCGAAAGATCGGCGAGGTGAGCAACGGCCCGGGGCTCAGCGTCGACACGATCATCGAGATGATCGCGGCCGACGACGAGGACGACGCGTAGTCCCTCGTCCGGGGACG harbors:
- a CDS encoding sugar ABC transporter ATP-binding protein, with the protein product MTAKDASTRPVVEMTGITVEIDGTTVLHDIDLRLFAGEVHALMGGNGAGKSSLVKALTGAYRIDRGVVRIDGEPVVLSGPAAAEAAGIAAAFQDVDLCGNLSIAENVMIGHEERRWYGISWAPTRRRAVAALDELGLGHLDPRQAVSTLPPAIQQLVAIARAMVTHPKVLVLDEPTSSLDADEVATLFRALRRLRDHGIAILFVSHFLEQVYAISDRITVLRDGVGQGEYSTRELDRAVLIAKMIGKDLTELRRIGSERRAHRADPTGEPVYRAIGVGRRGEFEATDLELHRGEVVGFGGLRGSGRSELGQLLAGVARRDSGTIRIDGRDVALRNPAAALRRRIAFASEDRRDGGIIDELSVRDNIILALQGIRGWARPISRAEGDALVERFTESLLIVAPGPDAPARQLSGGNQQKVLLARWLATRPHVIVLDEPTRGVDIAAKVEIQARVAEMARDGVAVVFISSEFDEVVRLSDRIAIFKDRRKIGEVSNGPGLSVDTIIEMIAADDEDDA
- a CDS encoding LacI family DNA-binding transcriptional regulator, coding for MSDIETGERPEKLGIREVAALAGVSHMTVSRVLNGHPNIRPATRQRVLDVIQELDFKPNSAARALATQRTQRIGVIVDSSVEFGPTSTLRGFELAARSSGYSVASVAMQDDVSLTPEGAAGHLIAEGVDALCIVAPRSSLVSALRRISIDVPVLVVKAAKDPNFLTVSVDQQLGTTLAVDHLVSLGHRDILHLAGPLDWLDARGRERAFHTRIEQWGLKARPIVVGDWTADFGYDYAMGLKGLPEYTAMFVANDDMALGIVHGFHDRGIRVPDDVSIVGFDDLPLSRHFIPPLTTVRQDFYALGIKAMEVLRAALEGREIPQRSKIPSELVIRSSTAPPRAS